The following proteins are co-located in the Anas platyrhynchos isolate ZD024472 breed Pekin duck chromosome 1, IASCAAS_PekinDuck_T2T, whole genome shotgun sequence genome:
- the POLR3H gene encoding DNA-directed RNA polymerase III subunit RPC8 isoform X1: MFVLVEMTDTVRIPPWQFERQLNESIAEELNKKLANKVVYNVGLCICLYDITKLEDSYIFPGDGASHTKVHFRYVVFHPFLDEILIGEIKSCSQDGVHVSIGFFDDIIIPPESLQQPAKFDEAEQVWVWEYETEEGAHDLYMDIGEEIRFRVVDETFVDTSPTGPSSAEASTSSATEEVQKKEAPYTLVGSISEPGLGLLSWWTNS, from the exons ATGTTTGTGCTGGTGGAGATGACTGACACGGTGAGGATCCCCCCCTGGCAGTTTGAAAGGCAGCTGAACGAGTCCATTGCTGAAGAGCTAAACAAGAAATTGGCCAACAAG GTTGTATACAATGTTGGTCTTTGCATCTGTTTGTACGATATTACAAAACTGGAAGATTCATACATATTCCCTGGAGACGGGGCATCACACACCAAAG tgCATTTCCGCTACGTGGTCTTCCATCCCTTCCTGGATGAGATCCTGATCGGGGAGATTAAAAGCTGCAGTCAGGATGGCGTTCACG TTTCTATTGGGTTCTTTGATGATATTATCATCCCACCGGaatccctgcagcagccagctaAGTT CGACGAGGCAGAGCAGGTGTGGGTGTGGGAATATGAGACCGAAGAAGGGGCCCACGACCTTTACATGGACATCGGGGAGGAGATCCGCTTCCGAGTTGTGGATGAGACGTTCGTCGATACATCTCCCACAGGTCCGAGCTCTGCAGAGGCTTCCACCTCAAGCGCCACAGAAGAAGTGCAGAAGAAGGAGGCACCCTACACTCTTGTG GGGTCCATCAGCGAGCCAGGCCTGGGCCTCCTGTCGTGGTGGACGAACAGCTag
- the POLR3H gene encoding DNA-directed RNA polymerase III subunit RPC8 isoform X2 has translation MFVLVEMTDTVRIPPWQFERQLNESIAEELNKKLANKVVYNVGLCICLYDITKLEDSYIFPGDGASHTKVHFRYVVFHPFLDEILIGEIKSCSQDGVHGTSVASDSFLGTLTLPALLQAAFFFPSGQADRALCCCMCFSWAVASLPTEMEHCDSKNNSCIISAVLPRRE, from the exons ATGTTTGTGCTGGTGGAGATGACTGACACGGTGAGGATCCCCCCCTGGCAGTTTGAAAGGCAGCTGAACGAGTCCATTGCTGAAGAGCTAAACAAGAAATTGGCCAACAAG GTTGTATACAATGTTGGTCTTTGCATCTGTTTGTACGATATTACAAAACTGGAAGATTCATACATATTCCCTGGAGACGGGGCATCACACACCAAAG tgCATTTCCGCTACGTGGTCTTCCATCCCTTCCTGGATGAGATCCTGATCGGGGAGATTAAAAGCTGCAGTCAGGATGGCGTTCACG GGACCTCTGTAGCATCTGACTCATTTCTTGGAACCCTGACacttccagccctgctccaggcagcctttttctttcccagcgGGCAGGCAGACCGTGCCCTCTGTTGCTGCATGTGCTTCAGCTGGGCGGTTGCTTCGCTGCCAACTGAAATGGAGCATTGTGACTCGAAGAATAATTCCTGCATAATCTCAGCTGTCCTTCCCAGGAGAGAATAA
- the CSDC2 gene encoding cold shock domain-containing protein C2 isoform X1 produces MKGGCSKPQAAAPSPPPPAPRTEEPPAPTMSSEPGAPPAVPPLHSPKSPVWPTFPFQREGSRVWERGNLLLRDLPSPLPTKRTRTYSATARASAGPVFKGVCKQFSRSQGHGFITPENGTEDIFVHVSDIEGEYVPVEGDEVTYKVCPIPPKNQKFQAVEVVLTNLAPHTKHETWSGQIIGS; encoded by the exons ATGAAAGGAGGCTgctcaaa GccgcaggcagcagccccctccccgccgccgcccgcccccagGACGGAGGAGCCCCCCGCTCCCACCATGTCGTCGGAGCCCGGCGCCCCGCCGGCGGTGCCGCCCCTGCACTCTCCCAAGTCCCCGGTGTGGcccaccttccccttccagcgCGAGGGCAGCCGCGTCTGGGAGCGGGGCAACCTCCTGCTGCGGGACCTGCCCAGCCCGCTGCCCACCAAGAGGACCAGGACCTACTCCGC CACGGCGCGAGCCTCCGCTGGGCCCGTCTTCAAGGGCGTCTGCAAGCAGTTCTCGCGCTCCCAGGGCCACGGGTTCATCACGCCGGAGAACGGCACAGAGGACATCTTCGTCCACGTGTCTGA CATCGAGGGGGAGTACGTCCCGGTGGAGGGGGACGAGGTGACGTACAAGGTGTGCCCCATCCCTCCCAAGAACCAGAAGTTCCAGGCGGTGGAGGTGGTGCTCACCAACCTGGCGCCCCACACGAAGCACGAGACGTGGTCCGGCCAGATCATCGGCTCCTAG
- the CSDC2 gene encoding cold shock domain-containing protein C2 isoform X2 codes for MSSEPGAPPAVPPLHSPKSPVWPTFPFQREGSRVWERGNLLLRDLPSPLPTKRTRTYSATARASAGPVFKGVCKQFSRSQGHGFITPENGTEDIFVHVSDIEGEYVPVEGDEVTYKVCPIPPKNQKFQAVEVVLTNLAPHTKHETWSGQIIGS; via the exons ATGTCGTCGGAGCCCGGCGCCCCGCCGGCGGTGCCGCCCCTGCACTCTCCCAAGTCCCCGGTGTGGcccaccttccccttccagcgCGAGGGCAGCCGCGTCTGGGAGCGGGGCAACCTCCTGCTGCGGGACCTGCCCAGCCCGCTGCCCACCAAGAGGACCAGGACCTACTCCGC CACGGCGCGAGCCTCCGCTGGGCCCGTCTTCAAGGGCGTCTGCAAGCAGTTCTCGCGCTCCCAGGGCCACGGGTTCATCACGCCGGAGAACGGCACAGAGGACATCTTCGTCCACGTGTCTGA CATCGAGGGGGAGTACGTCCCGGTGGAGGGGGACGAGGTGACGTACAAGGTGTGCCCCATCCCTCCCAAGAACCAGAAGTTCCAGGCGGTGGAGGTGGTGCTCACCAACCTGGCGCCCCACACGAAGCACGAGACGTGGTCCGGCCAGATCATCGGCTCCTAG